In Mycobacterium sp. Aquia_216, a genomic segment contains:
- a CDS encoding cytochrome P450 — translation MSTTKTTTKPTPNLPPGFDFTDPDIHAERLPVEELAELRRTAPIWWNEQPDGCGGFDDGGYWVVSKHKDVKEVSIRSDVFSSLENTALPRYKDGTVQQQRETGKFVLLNMDAPQHTRLRKIISRGFTPRAVERLRDDLNERARQIVQRAAAEGSGDFVEQVSCELPLQAIAGLLGVPQEERMKLFHWSNEMVGDQDPEFARNDAMGASIELITYAMQLAADRAQNPGEDIVTKLIEADIDGHKLSDDEFGFFVILLAVAGNETTRNSITQGMMAFTDFPDQWELYKRERPATTADEIVRWATPVTSFQRTALEDYELSGVQIKKGQRVVMVYRSANFDEDVFKDPFSFNILRNPNPHVGFGGTGAHYCVGANLARMTIDLMFNAIADAMPDMKSAGKPERLRSGWLNGIKHWQVDYNTNGCPVAH, via the coding sequence TTGTCAACTACCAAGACGACCACCAAGCCGACCCCAAACCTGCCTCCGGGATTCGACTTCACCGATCCAGACATTCACGCTGAGCGATTGCCGGTCGAAGAGCTGGCCGAGCTGAGACGGACCGCACCGATCTGGTGGAACGAGCAGCCGGACGGCTGCGGCGGGTTCGACGACGGCGGGTACTGGGTGGTGTCCAAGCACAAAGACGTGAAAGAGGTTTCGATACGAAGCGATGTGTTCTCCAGCCTCGAGAACACCGCCCTGCCCCGCTACAAAGACGGCACCGTCCAGCAGCAACGCGAAACGGGCAAATTCGTCCTGCTCAACATGGACGCTCCGCAGCACACCCGGCTGCGCAAGATCATCTCCCGGGGCTTCACTCCCCGCGCCGTCGAACGGTTGCGCGACGACCTCAACGAGCGTGCCCGGCAGATCGTGCAGAGGGCTGCCGCGGAGGGTTCCGGCGATTTCGTGGAGCAGGTGTCGTGCGAGCTTCCGCTGCAGGCCATCGCCGGACTGCTGGGTGTGCCGCAGGAAGAACGCATGAAGCTGTTCCACTGGTCCAATGAGATGGTGGGTGACCAGGATCCCGAGTTCGCCCGCAACGATGCGATGGGCGCTTCGATCGAACTGATCACCTACGCCATGCAGTTGGCCGCCGACCGGGCGCAAAACCCCGGGGAAGACATCGTCACCAAGCTGATCGAGGCCGACATCGACGGCCACAAGCTCTCCGACGACGAGTTCGGTTTCTTCGTCATTCTGCTGGCGGTGGCCGGCAACGAGACGACCCGAAACTCGATCACGCAAGGCATGATGGCCTTCACCGACTTCCCCGACCAGTGGGAGCTGTACAAGCGGGAGCGCCCCGCCACCACCGCCGACGAAATCGTCCGCTGGGCCACTCCGGTCACATCGTTCCAGCGCACCGCGCTCGAGGATTACGAGCTGTCGGGTGTGCAGATCAAGAAGGGGCAACGGGTGGTAATGGTTTACCGCTCGGCGAATTTCGACGAGGACGTCTTCAAGGACCCGTTCAGCTTCAACATCCTGCGTAATCCCAACCCGCACGTGGGATTCGGCGGCACCGGCGCCCACTACTGTGTCGGGGCCAACCTGGCGCGGATGACGATCGACCTGATGTTCAACGCGATCGCCGACGCCATGCCCGATATGAAATCCGCCGGCAAGCCGGAGCGGCTGCGTTCGGGATGGCTCAACGGCATCAAGCACTGGCAGGTGGACTACAACACCAACGGATGTCCCGTCGCGCACTGA
- a CDS encoding PucR family transcriptional regulator: MAAADVDAQVVKIGSILNSQVDDLVRKVVAAIRSEVDFYKNTAVLPDDELVRATSDNLRFVFQAIEVGTPFDTSPAVVTGGKRAEAGVPLPAVMDAFRVASHQLWEVMIELAGAHPDISGRALIVATSRFWNGQDLYTDAMTRAYRQQATYQVVEDEAERAALAEALLDGRPTGDYSLWEIAQLLRIPARGPYLVVAATTPTVGKQALPGISEKLRSADIFSAWRLLPDLQTGIAYIPSTAAHDKLLELLKRVATTRVGVSPLFDDLVDTAQALRYARIALTARATTGGKVTVFEDSVLGVAAVSAPEVNGKLAHIVLGTFTDLPSAEQDVLGNTFAAWLDNKGSVSKAAEQLICHPNTVRYRLRRIEEHTGRSLSEPRELAELCLGFEIYQRMS, from the coding sequence ATGGCCGCCGCCGACGTCGACGCCCAGGTTGTCAAGATCGGGTCCATCCTCAATTCTCAGGTCGACGACCTGGTGCGCAAGGTGGTGGCGGCGATCCGCTCGGAAGTCGATTTCTACAAGAACACCGCGGTGCTGCCCGACGACGAGTTGGTGCGCGCCACCTCCGACAACCTCCGATTCGTGTTCCAAGCGATCGAGGTGGGCACGCCGTTTGACACCTCGCCCGCGGTGGTGACCGGCGGCAAACGGGCCGAAGCGGGGGTGCCGTTGCCGGCCGTCATGGATGCGTTCCGGGTGGCGTCGCACCAATTGTGGGAGGTGATGATCGAGCTCGCGGGCGCCCATCCCGACATCAGCGGCCGGGCGCTGATCGTCGCCACTTCCAGGTTCTGGAATGGCCAAGACCTCTACACCGACGCGATGACCCGCGCATATCGCCAGCAGGCGACGTATCAGGTGGTCGAGGACGAGGCCGAACGGGCCGCGCTGGCCGAGGCACTGCTCGACGGACGCCCGACGGGCGACTACAGCCTGTGGGAAATTGCCCAGCTGCTGCGCATTCCAGCACGCGGGCCGTATCTGGTGGTGGCTGCCACCACACCCACCGTGGGAAAGCAGGCACTGCCCGGCATCAGCGAAAAACTGCGCAGCGCCGATATCTTCTCGGCCTGGCGGCTGCTGCCCGATCTGCAGACCGGAATCGCTTATATCCCGTCGACCGCCGCCCACGACAAGTTGTTGGAGCTACTGAAGCGAGTAGCCACCACGCGAGTTGGCGTCAGTCCATTGTTCGACGACCTCGTCGACACCGCCCAGGCGCTGCGATATGCGCGGATAGCGTTGACCGCTCGCGCGACCACGGGTGGCAAGGTAACGGTGTTCGAGGATTCTGTGCTGGGCGTGGCCGCCGTCAGCGCACCCGAGGTGAACGGCAAGCTCGCCCACATCGTGCTCGGCACGTTCACCGACCTGCCCAGCGCCGAGCAAGACGTCCTGGGCAACACTTTCGCCGCCTGGCTCGACAACAAGGGATCGGTGTCGAAGGCTGCCGAGCAGCTGATCTGCCATCCGAACACGGTGCGTTACCGGTTGCGACGCATCGAGGAACACACCGGCCGGTCTTTGTCAGAGCCACGCGAGCTCGCTGAACTCTGCTTAGGGTTCGAGATTTACCAACGGATGTCGTGA
- a CDS encoding Rv1893 family protein has protein sequence MAVNPRDAVDAVKDIATNAVEKASDIVENASDIIRGDLKGGVSGIVENSIDIATHAVERTKEVFTGGKYDVDED, from the coding sequence GTGGCGGTCAATCCCAGAGACGCCGTGGACGCGGTCAAGGACATCGCGACCAATGCCGTCGAAAAGGCTTCGGACATCGTCGAAAACGCCAGCGACATCATCCGCGGCGATCTCAAGGGTGGTGTCAGCGGCATCGTCGAGAATTCGATCGACATCGCGACCCACGCTGTCGAAAGGACCAAAGAGGTCTTCACCGGCGGTAAGTACGACGTAGACGAGGACTAG
- a CDS encoding HAD-IB family hydrolase: MTMLSPADAIAEIAASSPGPRVGAFFDLDGTLVDGFTAAVHVGDRIRRRQVGIGELLGVFDAALRYRFGRLEFEHLIVRAAGYLRGESLADLDDLGERLFVERVASRLYSHMREIVQAHQERGHTVVLSSSALSIQALPVARFLGISNVQCNRFELDEHGRLTGGIVKPIVWGTTKADAVQQFCVDHDVAVQRSYFYADGDEDAASMSVVGYPRPVNPRAGLAAAAAAHGWPVMCLASVRRRPMRTLRYLANHVRREAQRDGG; encoded by the coding sequence ATGACGATGCTCTCCCCCGCCGACGCCATTGCCGAGATCGCTGCCAGTTCGCCAGGACCACGAGTCGGTGCATTCTTCGATCTGGACGGCACGTTGGTCGACGGCTTCACCGCCGCGGTTCACGTCGGCGACCGGATCCGGCGCCGGCAAGTCGGGATTGGCGAGCTCCTCGGTGTGTTCGACGCTGCGCTGCGTTATCGATTCGGTCGCCTTGAATTCGAGCACCTCATCGTCCGGGCCGCGGGCTATTTGCGGGGCGAATCCCTGGCCGACCTCGACGACTTGGGCGAGCGGTTGTTCGTCGAACGTGTTGCCTCACGGCTGTATTCGCACATGCGCGAAATCGTGCAAGCGCATCAGGAACGAGGGCATACCGTGGTGCTGAGTTCATCGGCGCTCTCTATTCAAGCGCTGCCGGTCGCGCGCTTTCTCGGCATCTCCAACGTGCAGTGCAATCGATTCGAACTCGACGAGCACGGACGCCTGACCGGCGGGATCGTCAAGCCGATCGTGTGGGGCACGACGAAAGCGGATGCGGTGCAACAGTTTTGCGTTGACCATGACGTTGCGGTGCAACGTAGTTACTTCTACGCCGATGGCGATGAGGATGCGGCGTCGATGTCAGTAGTCGGCTATCCGCGACCGGTGAATCCCCGCGCGGGCCTGGCCGCCGCCGCCGCGGCGCACGGATGGCCGGTGATGTGCCTCGCCTCGGTGCGGCGCCGGCCGATGCGGACCCTGCGGTACCTGGCGAACCATGTTCGCCGCGAAGCGCAGCGAGACGGGGGCTAA
- a CDS encoding nitronate monooxygenase translates to MHTPICDDLGIEFPIFAFTHCRDVVVAVSKAGGFGVLGAVGFTPEQLEIELNWIDENIGDHPYGVDIVIPNKYEGMDSNLSAEELTKQLQSMVPQEYLDFGKKILADHGVPVEDSDGDTLQLLGWTEATATPQVEVALKHPKVKMIANALGTPPADMIKHIHEAGLKVAALCGSPSQARKHADAGIDIIIAQGGEAGGHCGEVGSIVLWPQVVKEVAPVPVLGAGGIGSGQQIAAALALGCQGAWTGSQWLMVEESSNTPVQQEAYVKAGSRDTVRSRSFTGKPARMLRNDWTEAWEKPDNPKPLGMPLQYMVSGMAVRATNRYPNESVDVAFNPVGQVVGQFNKVEKTSTVIERWVQEYLEATNRLDELNEAATV, encoded by the coding sequence ATGCACACCCCTATTTGCGACGACCTCGGCATCGAGTTCCCGATCTTCGCCTTCACCCACTGTCGCGACGTCGTGGTGGCGGTCAGCAAGGCCGGGGGGTTCGGCGTACTCGGGGCGGTCGGCTTCACGCCCGAACAGCTGGAGATCGAGCTCAACTGGATTGACGAGAACATCGGCGACCACCCGTACGGCGTCGACATCGTGATACCGAACAAGTACGAGGGCATGGACTCGAACCTGTCGGCCGAAGAACTGACCAAACAGCTTCAGTCGATGGTGCCGCAGGAATACCTGGACTTCGGAAAGAAAATCCTCGCGGATCACGGCGTGCCGGTCGAGGACAGCGACGGCGACACCCTGCAGCTGCTCGGGTGGACCGAGGCGACAGCCACGCCGCAGGTCGAGGTGGCGCTCAAGCACCCCAAGGTGAAGATGATCGCCAACGCGCTCGGCACTCCGCCGGCCGACATGATCAAACACATCCACGAGGCCGGGCTCAAGGTGGCCGCGCTGTGCGGCTCCCCCTCGCAGGCCCGCAAGCACGCCGACGCGGGCATCGACATCATCATCGCGCAGGGCGGCGAGGCCGGCGGGCACTGCGGTGAGGTGGGCTCAATCGTGCTGTGGCCGCAGGTCGTCAAGGAGGTCGCCCCGGTCCCCGTCCTCGGCGCGGGCGGCATCGGCAGCGGCCAGCAGATCGCCGCGGCCCTGGCGCTGGGCTGCCAAGGCGCGTGGACCGGCTCCCAATGGTTGATGGTCGAGGAATCCTCGAACACCCCGGTACAGCAGGAGGCATACGTCAAGGCCGGCAGCCGCGACACGGTGCGCAGCCGCTCGTTCACCGGCAAGCCGGCCCGCATGCTGCGCAACGACTGGACCGAAGCGTGGGAGAAGCCGGACAACCCCAAGCCCCTTGGTATGCCGTTGCAGTACATGGTGTCCGGCATGGCCGTGCGGGCCACGAACAGGTACCCGAACGAATCCGTCGACGTGGCGTTCAACCCCGTCGGCCAGGTCGTCGGTCAGTTCAATAAGGTGGAGAAGACGTCGACCGTGATCGAGCGCTGGGTGCAGGAGTACCTGGAGGCGACGAACAGGCTCGACGAGCTGAACGAGGCCGCCACCGTCTAA
- a CDS encoding flavin-containing monooxygenase encodes MRSPYSGRPFTTSTPEIAAALEDVSIPTLLLSLVHITGDPRFIRDFKQMGIFLNEVQGFMSEDDKARARAEALTAITDYRERGCPEPEPLNPELIREMLDWAACEHVPDDYLALVSEELDLAGTDPRRPAAIPADRAADLPVLVVGCGESGLLAGVRLKQANIPFTIVEKNAGPGGTWWENSYPGARVDVANHFYCYSFEPNNDWTHFFAEQDELQHYFAKVMKKHELSEQIRWNTEVLAAEWNDDEGMWRVSLRDADGQSSTLRVRAVITAVGQLNRPQIPEFDGAESFEGPSFHSAGWDHSVDVAGLRVALIGAGASGFQIAPAIADDVEQLTVFQRTAQWMFPNPMYHDEVGDGVRWAMRHLPFYGRWYRFLVLWPGSDKGLDAAEADPNYADQDAAVSDINAAAAMMFSQWITSQIGDGPDAQELLAKVMPDYPACGKRTLQDNGSWLQTLQRDDVELVRTPIQKITPHGVVTEDGVEHDVDVIVYATGFRHTDVLWPLKVTGRNGIDLHEMWGSRPYAYLGITVPDFPNFFIIYGPGTHLAHGGSLIFQSELQMRYIDQCLERLADADVHSIEPETEAATDWHRRTQTQIKKMVWSHPAVKHSYFKNADGEIHTVSPWRLNEYWAAVREPDWSQFVVRRRSS; translated from the coding sequence ATGCGCAGCCCCTACTCCGGCCGCCCTTTCACCACGTCAACGCCGGAGATCGCGGCTGCCTTGGAGGATGTCAGCATCCCCACGCTGCTGCTGTCGCTCGTGCACATCACCGGCGACCCGCGATTCATTCGCGATTTCAAGCAGATGGGTATCTTTCTCAACGAGGTGCAGGGGTTCATGTCGGAGGACGACAAGGCGCGTGCCCGCGCCGAGGCGCTGACCGCGATCACCGACTATCGCGAGCGGGGCTGTCCCGAACCGGAGCCACTGAACCCGGAGCTCATCCGGGAAATGCTGGACTGGGCGGCCTGCGAACACGTTCCCGACGACTACCTGGCGCTGGTGTCGGAAGAACTGGACCTCGCCGGGACCGATCCACGCCGGCCGGCGGCAATACCGGCCGATCGCGCGGCCGACCTGCCGGTCCTCGTCGTCGGGTGCGGGGAATCCGGCCTGTTGGCCGGCGTTCGGCTCAAACAAGCCAACATCCCCTTCACGATCGTTGAGAAGAACGCCGGCCCCGGCGGAACATGGTGGGAGAACAGTTATCCCGGGGCTCGCGTGGATGTGGCGAACCACTTCTATTGCTACAGCTTCGAACCCAACAATGACTGGACGCATTTCTTCGCCGAACAGGACGAGCTGCAGCACTACTTCGCCAAGGTGATGAAAAAGCACGAGCTGTCCGAGCAAATACGGTGGAACACCGAGGTTCTGGCCGCCGAATGGAACGACGACGAGGGAATGTGGCGCGTTTCGCTGCGCGATGCCGACGGACAGAGCAGCACGCTTCGGGTGCGAGCCGTGATCACCGCGGTCGGTCAGCTCAACCGGCCGCAGATCCCCGAATTCGACGGCGCCGAAAGCTTCGAGGGGCCGTCTTTTCACTCCGCCGGCTGGGACCACTCGGTTGACGTCGCCGGCTTGCGGGTCGCATTGATCGGGGCCGGCGCCAGCGGTTTCCAGATAGCGCCCGCCATCGCCGACGACGTCGAACAGCTCACCGTGTTCCAGCGGACCGCCCAGTGGATGTTTCCGAACCCGATGTACCACGACGAAGTCGGCGACGGCGTGCGCTGGGCGATGCGCCACCTGCCGTTCTACGGCAGGTGGTATCGGTTTCTGGTCCTGTGGCCCGGATCGGACAAGGGCCTCGACGCGGCGGAAGCCGACCCGAACTACGCCGATCAAGACGCGGCCGTGAGCGACATCAATGCCGCCGCCGCGATGATGTTCTCCCAGTGGATCACCAGCCAGATCGGCGACGGACCGGACGCCCAAGAGCTGTTGGCCAAGGTGATGCCCGACTATCCCGCCTGCGGCAAACGCACCCTGCAGGACAACGGCAGCTGGTTGCAGACGCTGCAGCGCGACGACGTCGAACTGGTCCGCACCCCGATCCAGAAGATCACGCCCCACGGGGTCGTCACCGAAGACGGTGTGGAGCACGACGTCGACGTCATCGTCTACGCCACCGGGTTCCGGCACACCGACGTGTTGTGGCCGCTAAAAGTGACGGGCCGCAACGGAATCGACCTGCACGAGATGTGGGGGAGCCGCCCGTATGCCTACCTGGGCATCACGGTTCCGGATTTCCCGAACTTCTTCATTATCTACGGGCCCGGCACCCACCTCGCCCACGGCGGCAGCCTGATCTTCCAGTCCGAACTGCAGATGCGCTACATCGACCAGTGCCTCGAGCGCCTCGCAGACGCGGACGTACATTCGATAGAACCCGAGACCGAAGCCGCCACCGACTGGCATCGACGGACGCAGACCCAAATCAAGAAAATGGTGTGGTCACATCCCGCGGTCAAACACTCCTACTTCAAGAACGCCGACGGGGAGATCCACACCGTCAGTCCGTGGCGCCTCAACGAGTACTGGGCCGCGGTGCGCGAGCCCGATTGGTCCCAATTTGTTGTGCGACGCCGCAGTTCGTAA
- a CDS encoding alcohol dehydrogenase catalytic domain-containing protein, giving the protein MRTVVVDGPRNIRVDTRPDPTLPGPDGAIVEVTAAGICGSDLHFYEADFPMPDPIALGHEAVGTVVEVGPDVRTVKSGDQVMVSSVTGCGNCPGCATRDPVMCYSGFQIFGGGLLGGAQADLLAVPAADFQLLKMPEGISTEQALLLTDNLATGWAAAQRADIPLGGTVAVIGLGAVGLCALRSAIFQGAATVFAIDVVDGRLNRAAQWGATPVKAPALEAIMAATGGRGTDAVIDAVATDASLTDAINAVRPGGTVSVVGVHDMNPFPLNALGCLIRSTTMRFTTAPVQRTWPELIPLLQSGRLDVDGIFTTSMPLDEAAKGYATAESRSGDDVKILLKP; this is encoded by the coding sequence ATGCGCACGGTGGTCGTCGATGGACCCCGAAACATCCGGGTCGACACTCGTCCCGATCCCACCCTTCCCGGCCCGGACGGAGCGATCGTCGAAGTCACCGCCGCCGGCATCTGCGGGTCCGACCTGCATTTTTACGAGGCCGATTTTCCGATGCCCGACCCGATCGCGCTGGGCCACGAAGCTGTCGGCACCGTGGTGGAAGTCGGTCCCGACGTGCGCACCGTCAAGTCGGGGGATCAGGTCATGGTTTCGTCGGTGACCGGATGCGGCAACTGCCCGGGATGCGCCACCCGCGATCCGGTCATGTGTTACTCCGGTTTTCAGATCTTCGGCGGGGGGCTGCTCGGTGGGGCGCAGGCCGATCTGCTCGCCGTGCCCGCCGCCGATTTTCAGCTGTTGAAGATGCCCGAGGGGATCAGCACGGAACAGGCTCTGCTCCTTACCGACAACCTGGCCACCGGCTGGGCGGCAGCGCAGCGGGCCGACATTCCGTTGGGCGGTACCGTGGCGGTCATCGGGCTGGGCGCGGTCGGACTCTGCGCGCTGCGCAGCGCTATTTTCCAGGGTGCCGCAACGGTTTTCGCTATCGATGTGGTCGACGGCCGCCTGAACCGCGCGGCTCAGTGGGGTGCGACACCGGTCAAAGCACCAGCACTCGAGGCGATCATGGCGGCCACCGGCGGGCGTGGCACCGACGCGGTGATCGATGCCGTCGCCACCGACGCCTCCCTGACCGACGCGATCAACGCGGTGCGGCCCGGCGGCACCGTCTCGGTGGTGGGGGTGCATGACATGAATCCGTTTCCGCTCAACGCCCTGGGCTGCCTGATTCGCAGCACGACCATGCGATTCACCACGGCGCCGGTGCAACGCACCTGGCCGGAGTTGATCCCGCTGCTGCAGTCCGGGCGGCTCGATGTGGACGGCATCTTCACCACGTCAATGCCTTTGGACGAGGCGGCCAAGGGTTACGCGACCGCCGAGTCACGTTCGGGCGACGACGTGAAAATCCTGCTGAAGCCTTAG
- a CDS encoding HNH endonuclease signature motif containing protein — protein sequence MGSSSREQVQADYDALRAVISRIQRHSYDSLTTPERLGLLEVLECETRRLQVPGHQLVNQLAQQATPDELGGKLSLALSDRLHISRAESARRVAEADDLGRRRALTGEQLEPRLPATAAAQRDGAIGASHVRVIRQFFDDLPAWVDVETQALAEQQLARRATEFRPEQVRKLADRLAYCINPDGNFSDVDRARRRGLLLGKQEIDGMSRLSGWLTAETRATIEAVLAKLAAPGMCNPDDLTPVIDGTPGEEAIQRDSRSAIQRNHDGLQAALRAVLASGELGQHNGLPATIIVTTTLQELEAAAGTALTGGGTLLPMSDVIRMARHAHHYLAIFDNGRPLALHHAKRLASPGQRIVLYAKDRGCSAPGCDLPGYLCEVHHIDDYAICRSTDMDNLTFACRPHHRLIKPGGWKTRNRANGDTEWIPPPHLDRGQPRVNTFHHPERLLGDDDEE from the coding sequence ATGGGTTCGAGTAGTCGCGAACAGGTGCAGGCAGACTACGACGCGTTGCGCGCTGTGATCTCCCGCATCCAACGCCACTCCTACGATTCGCTGACCACCCCCGAGCGCCTGGGGCTGTTGGAGGTACTCGAATGCGAGACGCGCCGACTTCAAGTTCCCGGTCACCAGCTGGTCAATCAGCTGGCCCAGCAAGCAACCCCTGACGAATTGGGCGGAAAACTCTCGCTTGCGTTGTCCGACCGCCTACATATCAGCCGAGCCGAGTCCGCGCGACGGGTAGCCGAGGCCGACGACCTGGGGCGACGTCGCGCGCTGACCGGCGAGCAGTTGGAACCCCGCTTGCCGGCCACGGCCGCGGCGCAGCGCGACGGCGCCATCGGGGCCAGCCACGTAAGGGTCATCCGCCAGTTCTTCGACGATTTGCCGGCCTGGGTGGACGTGGAAACCCAAGCACTCGCCGAACAACAATTGGCTCGGCGGGCCACCGAATTTCGCCCCGAGCAGGTGCGCAAGCTGGCAGATCGGCTCGCCTACTGCATCAACCCCGACGGCAACTTCAGCGACGTCGACCGCGCGCGACGGCGGGGGCTGCTGCTCGGCAAGCAGGAAATCGATGGGATGTCGCGGCTCAGCGGCTGGCTGACTGCGGAGACGCGCGCCACCATCGAAGCCGTGCTGGCGAAGTTGGCCGCTCCCGGCATGTGCAACCCCGACGACCTCACGCCGGTCATCGACGGCACACCGGGGGAGGAAGCAATCCAGCGAGATTCGCGCTCGGCGATCCAACGCAACCATGACGGACTGCAGGCCGCGCTGCGCGCCGTACTGGCGAGTGGAGAATTGGGCCAGCACAACGGGTTGCCGGCAACAATCATCGTGACCACCACGCTGCAGGAATTGGAAGCCGCGGCGGGCACCGCTCTCACCGGCGGCGGCACCCTGCTGCCCATGAGTGACGTCATCCGCATGGCCCGCCATGCCCACCACTATCTGGCGATCTTCGACAACGGCCGCCCGCTAGCCCTTCATCACGCCAAGAGATTGGCCTCTCCGGGGCAACGAATTGTGCTCTACGCCAAGGACCGTGGCTGCTCGGCGCCCGGCTGCGACTTACCCGGTTATCTCTGCGAAGTCCACCACATCGACGACTACGCGATATGCCGGTCGACGGATATGGACAACCTCACGTTCGCCTGCCGGCCGCACCATCGGTTGATCAAGCCCGGCGGCTGGAAGACCCGCAACCGCGCCAATGGCGACACGGAATGGATTCCACCGCCACATCTTGATCGAGGCCAACCGCGGGTCAACACCTTCCACCACCCCGAGAGGTTGCTGGGCGACGACGATGAGGAGTAG
- a CDS encoding CoA transferase, whose translation MITHPLQRSIYDAVAAALPFPIDPAKITVEPGLSYCRSPIKVHDYAVGVMAAFGSVVEHIAALRGMPEQTMTLNRRHCGLALNSGQLHFLNGYGTLMDTWPIGPDNGTYRSADNRYVTMIGLHPHLRDALLGYLGCANTAAAIQAAVEKKPAQQLEDEAATANLALGVVRSPDEWNALPQGAATAEHPMVDIAGDGRGGNRRLGAALHRPLEGVRVIELTHLVAGPTIGRLLAEQGAEVIKVQPPIGDWVLPLWMDVSWGKRNIVLDIKSRTGRGRLAELLADADVLVSSQRPGVLARLGLGDAGLKQINPNLVLAEASCYAPSTPWHARPGFEQIGQAVTGIMHVHSENLPAPTVVSVLMNDYLTGYLGAIGTVAALAERETRGGYWKVAAALTRCAMAALSVVEPQDAEEYAPTGSADLVDFAVDQIAPSGTFTRLAPTVAFSHTPSFALRPTNWPGTTPDTVGWSPTPTSTEPPEVPHYPSKMVRDNAIRNLVPCFGIEDRGDGGGGLSLASPLLMKLVEQARK comes from the coding sequence ATGATCACCCACCCATTGCAGAGATCGATATATGACGCCGTTGCGGCCGCCCTCCCGTTCCCGATCGACCCGGCGAAGATCACCGTCGAGCCGGGGCTTTCTTATTGCCGGAGCCCCATCAAAGTTCATGACTACGCGGTCGGCGTGATGGCCGCGTTTGGCTCGGTGGTCGAGCACATCGCCGCGCTACGCGGCATGCCCGAGCAGACGATGACGTTGAACCGCCGACATTGCGGGCTGGCGCTCAACTCGGGCCAACTGCACTTCCTCAACGGCTACGGCACCTTGATGGACACCTGGCCGATCGGCCCGGACAACGGCACCTACCGCAGCGCGGACAACCGTTACGTCACGATGATCGGGCTGCATCCGCACCTGCGGGACGCGCTGCTCGGCTACCTGGGGTGCGCGAACACCGCCGCGGCGATCCAGGCGGCGGTGGAAAAGAAACCCGCGCAACAACTTGAGGACGAGGCCGCCACGGCGAATCTGGCGCTGGGCGTCGTCCGCAGCCCGGACGAGTGGAACGCGCTGCCCCAGGGCGCAGCGACGGCCGAACATCCGATGGTCGACATCGCGGGTGACGGTCGCGGCGGTAACCGCCGGCTCGGCGCGGCGCTGCATCGGCCGTTGGAGGGGGTCCGCGTCATCGAGCTGACTCACCTCGTCGCCGGCCCCACCATCGGGCGCCTACTTGCCGAGCAGGGTGCCGAGGTCATCAAGGTCCAACCTCCGATCGGCGATTGGGTGCTTCCGCTATGGATGGACGTCAGCTGGGGCAAACGCAATATCGTGCTGGATATCAAGAGCCGTACTGGGCGTGGACGGTTAGCCGAGTTGCTTGCCGACGCGGATGTTCTGGTGTCCAGCCAGCGTCCGGGCGTCCTGGCGCGTCTGGGACTCGGCGACGCCGGCCTCAAACAGATCAACCCGAATCTGGTGTTGGCCGAGGCGTCGTGTTACGCGCCCTCGACCCCGTGGCATGCGCGGCCCGGATTCGAGCAGATCGGCCAAGCGGTCACAGGAATCATGCACGTGCACTCGGAGAACCTGCCGGCACCAACGGTGGTGTCGGTATTGATGAACGACTACCTCACCGGCTACCTGGGCGCAATCGGCACCGTCGCGGCCTTGGCCGAACGCGAAACCCGCGGCGGCTACTGGAAAGTGGCCGCCGCGCTGACCCGCTGCGCCATGGCGGCGCTGTCGGTCGTCGAGCCGCAAGATGCCGAGGAATACGCCCCGACGGGCAGCGCCGACCTCGTCGACTTCGCGGTCGATCAGATCGCGCCGTCGGGCACGTTCACCCGGCTGGCGCCAACTGTCGCCTTCAGTCATACGCCATCGTTCGCACTGCGCCCAACGAACTGGCCCGGTACGACGCCGGACACGGTTGGTTGGTCACCAACCCCCACGTCCACAGAGCCGCCTGAGGTGCCGCACTACCCGTCAAAAATGGTCCGCGACAATGCGATCCGCAACCTGGTTCCGTGCTTTGGCATCGAGGATCGCGGCGACGGTGGGGGCGGGCTGAGCCTCGCTTCACCCCTTCTGATGAAGCTCGTAGAACAGGCCCGTAAGTGA